From the Pseudomonadales bacterium genome, the window CAGAGGATTGAAAATCCTCGTGTCGGTGGTTCGATTCCGCCTCCGGGCACCATTTCTTTTCAAACATCTATCAACATTTACCAATATTTGTCGCTCAAATACGAAGTGTTTTATGTTGCGCTTTAAAAACGTTTATTGCCTTATCTGGCGCTTAGAGCTTTAATTTTCTTGCTTGTACCCATTCGTTGCCATGCCCTAATTTGCTTAGCCAGCAAAGAAAGAATGGCTCAATTTGAAATCTTGTGACAGTCAAATTACTGTTTACAAATAAGCTCATTACATTGATTATAGTGCTCGATAACCATGGTTTCACAGTTATCAATGACTTAACTTAAAGGACTAGCCACAATGAAAATTTTAAAACATGTTTTAAGCATAAGTGCATTAATTATGCTGTCGACCAATCTCCTCGCGGATGCGCATATCTGGCATATTAAGGGTATTCATCCTGAGGGGCAGGAACTTTTGGCGATTAAAGCGATTGGCCCGAAGGGCGAGCTGCATGCGGTCAAGGCGCTGTACGATGATCAAAGCCATGTATTAGATATTAAGGTGCTCGATAGCGACGGTAAAGTAATGCACGCTGTTAAGGCTGTGGATGAAAAAAGTGATACCTTACATGGGGTCAAGGCAATCACAGATAGCGGTGAAATATTAGACATTAAAGCTATCGATTCTGCGGGTAAGCGATACCCTGTAAAGGCTGTCGTGGGTAAGTCGAATACCATGAGTGTGAAAATTATCAATGCGGATGGCAGCAATTGGGCTATCAAAGCGATTTCACCGTCTGGTCAGATCTTTGATGTAAAAGCGCTTAACTTTAGCGACGACAGCACCATGCATATAAAAGCGGTTCCGCATTTACACCAGCTGGGCAAATAAGCCCTAGCGTGTTAATGGCTGCTAATGCTCTCCATGCAGCGGCAGCTTCAATCGTTTTACAGCACGATTAACAGTTATATGCGCTGTGTTTGCATCTCCGCTCATATAACTGTTAAGTACTTTTTCGCTGTGCTTGCCTTATCCGATCTTTTATAAACAGATGCGAAAACTTTTTGCCGATATAGCAGGGCTAGGCATATTGGATTCGCCTGCTGTACTCAATCACTATGCTGAAAATACCACCGGCATAGGCTTTGCGCCTGCGCTGGTGCTTAAGCCACAGACTGCACAGCAGCTGCAAGCTGTGGTGGCGATTGCGTCAAAGCATCAGCTGCCGCTCTATCCGGTCAGTCAGGGTAAAAACTGGGGTTTAGGCTCGAGGGCTCTGCCTGAGGCAGGTGCAATAAGCGTAGACCTTGGCGACATGCAGCAGATCCGCCATTTTAATCCTCAAACGGGGCGCGTTGTGGTGCAGCCGGGCGTAACCTTTCTGCAGCTGGCAAACTTTTTACAAGCCAGCCAAAGTGCTTGGCAGGCATCCGTGATTGGTGGCTCGCCCGAAGCCAGCGTGTTGGCGAATGCACTGGAACGCGGCGATGGTATTGGGCGTATGGGTGACCGTGCGGCAAGTATCGTAGCTGTAGAGGCGGTACTCGGTAATGGCGAGTTGTTTTCTGATATTACAGAATTGCATGCTGATGCTGTCAGCGCATCTGACCAAACAGCGTTACAAGTTGAGACCGGCCCGCAGTTATCGCAGCTCTTTATTCAGTCAAATTTTGCAATTGTTTCGGCGGTAGAAATTCAGCTAACAGCTAAAGCCGGTAGAACACGTTTTGTGATGGCCGAGCTACACAGCACTGATGACTGGCAGCAGCATATTGTTGCGCTGCAGCGATTAATGCAGGAACAACTCATTGACCCAAGGTCGATCAGCTTCTGGAATCAAGCCAAGCGCTTGGCCAGAGATAAGCGCCGCATTGAATGCTCAGCCGAAGAATTGGCAGCATCTAATCTATGCAGCTGGCATCTTTCATGGTTTATTCAAACAATTGAGCCGCAGTTGCTAGCCGCTAAATGGTCAATGGTATCGAGCATATTGGGGCCTTTAGAGCCGTCACTCGATGTTTTCGACGATGTCGAAGGGCAACAGCAAATCCCCAGTCTTGCTAGCGGCCATCCAAGTTTTGACAATATTCAAAGTCTTTATTTTGAGTCTACCGCCGAGCATGCGCAGTTACCTTTATCCGAGCGCCATCCAGAGCAAGACGGTTGCGGCTGTATTTGGCTGTGTTTGGCAACAGAGCCAAAGCCTGAGCAGTTGCCGGCGCAGTTGGCTGCCTTTGAAGCCTGTATGTTAGCGCAGGGCTTCTTACCAAATATCGGCATGCAGTTTGTCAGTCACTCGCGATTGCATGTATTTATTGCGATTATTTTTGCACGTGGTGACCGGCAAGACAACGCGATGGACTCGCATGCCTTAGCCTGTCACGACAGTCTGCTGGCCATAGCTAGAGATTTCTCGATGCCGCTGGTGCGTTTAGGCTTGCCTTCAATGGCTAAGGCGGCTCAGTTATCTGAGCCAAGGCGTCGATTATTACTGCAATTGAAGCAGTCGCTGGATCCTGAGCAGGTTATTGCCCCGCAAAAACATATTGTTTAAGCAGTTGGTCAAAACTTACTGCAAGGCTTTAAACGCTGCCTGCAAAGATTCGCTTGGGTTGTCGCCAAGTGATAGTTGCTTCAAGAAAGTAGCCTCTGCAATCGCGTTCTGCTGATCACTGGCTCCGGCAGCCTGTTTTAAGCGTTTAATGCTTGCAAATGCCTGCTCAGCTGATGCGCCTCGCTCAAGCTCATGCTCTAACATCTCACAACACAGTTCAGTGTCGCCTTGCTGAATGGCCTGCGTTAACGCCACGTCTGCTTGAGTGCCTGCGAACCATGCCTGAAAAAAAGCCGGCTGTACTTTATTCATGAGCTGGGCAATTTGCTCGCCTTGATAGCCTAATTCAACCGCAATAGGGCCCACCGCTTGATTAAGCTTGAGTCTTAAATCGCTGATCGTTGCGTGTAACTGTTGTTGTTGATTTATATCCATAATAATTATCCGATGATAAATTGCTTAGTTACCAGCCGCTGAAAGCATGTTTGATCGCGTGGCCTGCACTTTTGGCCGTATGGCTCACTGTATGACTGACATGCTTAGCCGTATGTTCTGCCTCGTGACCAATATTTTTGGCTGCGTGTTCAGCTTCATGGCCAAGGTGTTGAGCGGTATGCACAGCCTCGTGGCTGAGATGTTTAGCATCATGTTCTATATCATGGGCGGCACTTTTGACGTTATGACTAAAGTTATGCCCAAGGTCTTGAAAACTGTGACCTATATCTTGCCCAGCGCCACTTAGCCAGTGTGAGGTCTCTTTCGCGGCATGTTCAAAGGGCTTGGTGTTAATTTCAGCGCTAAAGCCAACTTTTACGCCGCAGATATCAATTCCAATGGCACCTTGTAAACCAAACTTAAGCTCATGATCATGGTATTCGCCGTCGAAACTACCGCCGACTCCGGTTTCACCCACCGAAGCGCCAACCGTGCCGGTACCGCCTGTGCCATCAACTTCGCCGCCCACGGTGCTGCTGACTTTTACTCCCGCGTCATCAAAAGCACCAGCTGAGCCTTTAGCGCCGTAATGGCCATGACCGTGATAAACATCGCCATCGGCTTTTGCTTCGGTGCCCATTTTAGCGTCGACTTTGGCTGAGGCAGAGACATTGGTATTCTCGGTACCCACGCGAGAGTCAACTTCGCCTTTCGCCTCAACTGCGCTGCCCGCTTTGGCAGAAAACCCGCTGTCTTCTTTATCGCTGTGAATTTCACCGGTGGCGCCGTCTAAAACTTCGACACTACCGCTGGCTTTGACATCTGAATATTCAGTTTTGGCCTCGGCGCTAGCTGAGGCGGTTGCATCAACGCCTACCGTAGCTGAAGCCTGGGTTTCACCGTTGCTATGTTGATAGCTATAGCCAGTTGTTTTCACTTCAGCATCAGCGTGTGCCTTTGCTTCATAGCCGTCGCCGCTGTGGCTGGTGCTTACGCTATCTTCCTCATCTAGCCCAGCATGGTGGGATTTGCCACTGCCGCCTGCGACGCCTTTTAGTTTATCGAGCGGAATATCGCCCTCGATATCATCAAATCCATCACTCATGTCATGTCCCTCTTGTCTGAATATTTATAGCTCAACTGATTGCAGAGGTGTGCTGCGTTAAATCAAGCTAGACAGCTTGCTCGTGTGCCAACAATTGTTGAAACCTCTGGCTGTGCTTGGCAAGCTCTGACCAGCTGCCTAGCGCGTCTATTTTACCGTTATGCATAACAACAATCCTATCGCATAGCTGCACAGTTGCAAGTCGATGTGCAATAACAATGCGTGTATTACTAAGTGTTGCGAGATTGCGGCAAATTTGGCTTTGTGTACTTTTGTCGAGTGCACTGGTGGCCTCGTCTAGCAACAGAATGGGGTTGTTTGCAGCAAGCGCGCGGGCCAGCAGTAAACGCTGGATCTGACCGCCTGAGAAGACCGCCTGTAAATCACCGACCATGGTAAACATGCCCATCGGCAGCTGCCTAATATCATCTGCAATCATGGCCTGCTCTGCGGCCAGCCAGGCGTCGCTCAGGCTAAGCGTGCGCAGCCCTGCGATGTTGTCAAATAAAGAGCCTGGCAGTAGTTGCTGCCCCTGCATAACCATGGCGATTTGTCGGCGCAGACTGGGTTGATGCAGGGTATCTAAATGATGTCCGTCAAAAAGGATGCTGCCTTTGTCTGCAGTATGCAGGCCCAGCAGGGCAAGAATCAGCGATGACTTGCCGCTACCGCTGGCCCCAACAATGCCGATATATTCACCCGCAGCAATATCGAGGTTGATATCAGACAATGCTGCTCGTTCGGCACCTGGGTAGCTGAGGCTTAGATGCGATACGCTGATGGCGCCATTTAAGCTTGGTGTGAGTGCGGCCGGCTCCGGCTTGGGTATAAATTGCAAGACGGGCTTGAATGCCGCGCTCATGGGTAGGCTGGTGAAGAGCTGTTGCAGGCCAGCAGACAATAAGCTCACTCCCGAGGTTGCTGTTGCGAGGGCAGTGATAAAGCCGAGAAATTGCCCCTGAGCCTGTGGCTGAACCTCGCCGCCGAGTGCCGCTGCGCCATAGCCTAAAGTTAATAGTAAATATGGCCAGCTTTTTTCAAGGGCGGGAATGATATTAAAAACCGATTTAGCGCGCAGCAATTTACCTCGCATTATGCTGTAGTTATTGGCCCATTGAGAGAAGAAGTGAGTTTCTAGACCAAAGCTGCGAATCATGCTGATATTTGCCAGCATATCAAACAACTTATCATTGCTAGACATATCTTGCAGCTGACCCTCTTGCAATGCTTGCTGACGTTTAAGCCCTAAACCGACTAGCAGGCATAACAAAACCACAATGCCTAGTAGTACAATCAATGCCGCCTTGGTTTGATAAACGAGCATTAACGCCGAAGCGGCCACTAAGTAACTACTGCCGTTAACCATCAGCATGGCGGCACTGTGCATGGCTTTACGGCACTGAATGGCTGACTGAGTCTGCATTGCTAGCATTGACGGGCTAGTGCTGTTCTGGGCCGCCATTAAGAGCACGCGGTCAATGATTGCGGTTTGTAATATATTGTCATTTTTAATATCCATGCGGCACTGAACCCAGGACAGCATGAAATGGCTAATACCTTGAAAACTCACGACAAGTAATAACAGCAAGCTGATTTGCAACAGCAATGTAGGCTGGTTGTTCGGCACGACGGTATCGATAATGCCAGATGTTAGCATTGGCAAAGTCATCGCCAATGCGCTAGCAGCCAGTGTGAGTAATGCGAACAAGCCAATTTCGGGTTTCAGCCATGAGGTGCCGAAGACTAGCCACTGTTTTAGACTGAGCGCTTGGTTTGGCAGTTTTGGACTAACGCTATAAATTATTTTATTGTTGAAAAAATCTGCCGAGCTGCCAGTTTCAGCGTCAACCGCAGGGCTTGCTTGATAGCGGCCACGACGACGTATTGCAGCCCAGGCCTTTTGTGGTTGCTCGGCGGTTTCGCGTTCAACAATCAACAGTGGACCGAGATCTTGCTGTAAGCGCTTTAGTCCTGGTTCGGCATTGTCAGCTGCATAACCATTGTCGAGTTTGGCTAAGTTGATTTCGCGCGCAATCAGTCCAGCATCGCTGGCAATATCGACGGCCTCACGCTGCGTTAAATCAGTGTTTATATGCAGCGGCAGTTTTCGCTGAAAGCTTTCACATAAACTGAATAATGCAATGCGCATGGCATCTGATTGGTGATCTGTTAGATGGCTACGGCCTTCAATAAGGGTATTAAAATTCTCGACCGCATATTGCCACTGGGTTTGATCAGCTTGCTGTCTGTTAGCAATTCGCGACAGTCGTTCTTGGTTTATAGTCACGGGCTTACCTGCTGGGGCGTTGCATGGTCATGTGCCAGAATTGCTTGCAGCGCTTTCGAGTCTTGCAGCAACGTTTGGGTTGGCCCTTGGTCGACGATGCTACCCTCATCAAGGACTAGAAGGTTGTCGCAGCGCAGAATCGAGCTGGGCCTGTGCGTAATCAGAATCACCGTTTTACCGCTTGCTTTTAGGTTGCTGATAACGTTTGCTTCACTGACGGTATCGAGTGCGCTGGTGGCTTCATCTAAGATGACAATCATCGGGTCTTGGCAGAGTGCCCTAGCAATGGTAAGGCGTTGAACCTCGCCGCCTGAGAACACACTGTGCGCCGGATGATGTCGAGTTTGGTAGGCGTTAGCTTTGTCGACAATCGCCTCATGCACATCTGCCTGCTTTGCTGCAGCAATCACCTCTGCGCTGGAAATGTCCTCACGCCAGAGGCTAATATTATCGTGCACACTGCCGTGCATAAGCTGCCCCGATTGCTCAATATAAGCAATGAGATTTTTGCGCAGCGCAGCTGGCCATTGCTGCAGTAGCTGGCCATCAAGTAAAATTTCACCCTGCTGTGGCTCTAATAATCCCACTAACATTTTGGCTAAAGTAGATTTACCGCTGCCTGATTTTCCCACAATGCCAGTAATGCAGCCTGCAGGAATATGGCAGGAAAGCTGATAAATAAGCGGCGGATTTGGAGGATAGGCATAGCATAATTGTTTTAGCTCGAAGCTACCATGAAACGTTTCAGGTACAGTCTTTTCTAGCTCTTGCTTCTCTGCTTGAGGGTAGTTATGTAAGTCATCTAGGCGTAATAGGGCGCCGGCGGTTTTTTGTATCTGCCCGTTGAGTTGCATTAATTCAGCTATCGGCTGAACTAGCAAGCCTGCTAATAGCTGCAAGCTGATCAGGCTTCCGAAGCTGACTTGACCTTGTATTGCCTCAAAGGCACTGAGTATTAAAATTAAGCCCATTAAAAAGCCTTGCGCAACGGTCGGTGCGGCGCGCAAACCAGCGTCGATGGTTAAGGTTTTTTGTTGAGCAGACAGTGAGGCAGCCTCGGCGCCCAGCCAGCGCTGCATGAGTAATGTTTCTGCACCCTGTGCGCGATAGCTAGAAAATTGCTGTAAGCCATGCGCGGCAACTGCATAAGCCTGGCCTTGCAAAATTTGCCACTGCTGATGACGTTGCTGAGCGAGTGCATTGAAGCGTGTATAAATAAATAGAATACATACAATACATACTGCACTCGCCAGAGCCACGGTAAAGTTGTAAAGCGCAATTAAGATCAGATAAAGAACAATATTTAAGGCGTTTAGTCCAGCCTCCGCGACAGGGCCCGATAAGGCATTGGCGACTTGGTTATTGAGTCGAATCCTTTGCACCAGTTCACCACTGCTGCGCTGGGCAAAAAAACTAAACGGCATACGCAAGATTTTCAAGGTGTAATTGGCTGAGTCGCTTAAGGCCATGCGCGTTTGTAGTTTCAGTAAGACTTTTTGTTGCAGCCAGACGATAATAAAAGATAGCCCTGTGCCGCAGAGCATGGCAGCTAACAGTGGCCAAAGCCAGTGATGCTGTGCGGCAATTAAATAATCGTCTAAAAATATGCGAGTTAGGCCAGCCATGGCTAAGCCTGGCAGCGTTAATAATAGGTTTAACAGTAAAAGTATCTTATAGGCTGCGCTGAGCCCTTGGGTGCGTTGAATAATACTGTCGATAAGGCTTGGTTTTTTACCGTCGGCGACAAAGTTTTTTGCCGGTTTAAAGCATAGGCATAAACCCGTAAAACTGTTAGAAAATTGTTCGGCAGATAAACAGCGCGTGCCTGTGGCTGGGTCGTTAATATGAAAACCCTGCTTATCGACTTTTGTAAGTACCACAAAGTGATTAAATTCCCAATACAAAATTTGCGGAAGTGGAAGCTGAGCAAGCTGCTCAGGCTCTCGATTCACCGCTTTTACCTGCAGGCCATAGTATTCTGCAGCCTGCGCCATTTTAAATGCATCGCTGCCGTCACGTGAAATACCGCAGCGATCGCGCACATGCTCAAGTGGCACCCATTTTTTGAAATACGCTAGCACCATGGCTAATGCCGCTGCGCCACATTCCACAGCCTCAATTTGAAATATTTGTGGCACCGCTGAGGGCTTATGCAGGGTAAATGATAGGCGCATAGGAATTAATCTAATTGAAACAGGATTTTTAACTGAGGAATCACCAGCGACAGTAATGACTTATATTGCTCAGTAATGGAGGCCTCAATAAAAGTGCCTGCAGTCAATTCAATTTTTGGTCCGGGCGTCTGGGTCCAGGCATAGCCAGATATTTCATTTGGGTCGATATCTAAGTCGACAATCACCTCAAACGGTGCGCCCTCGGCGAGTATCTTTTTTTCTAGGCTTGGATTGTTAAGCCTCAAGGACAGCGTATCTTCTGCAATCGCCAAGTCTGACACCTCGGTGACGGTGGCTTTAACTTTGCCGAAGCTGCCTTTCAAGATGCTAGAAACTTCAAGCAGCGCTGGCATGCCTGCAGATAATTGCTTGCCTTTGTCGATGGGAACGTAAATCAGTGCCGATAAGGCAAGGTGTTGACTGCTGTTTAGCTCGCCACGTGGTGAGATGATAGCGATACGCTGACCAGTGCCGACCCAGTCGCCACGGATAACATTGATTTCGTCGATTACCCCAGCTTGCTCGGCAATAATGTCAATATTATTGTCTAGCTCAGTTTGTCGAATGGAGAGATTTTCACGCGCCTGCTCAATGCTTTGGTCGAGGCTTAATAGCCTTTGCTGGCGATTGTCTTGTTCGTTAACAGCGTCTACCTCAAGCTGCTTTAATTGCGCCTGTTGCTGGCTTAAATCCTCATCAGCGGTTTGCCGTTTGATTGCGGCATTGGTGGCTTGATCGCGACTCACTAAGCCCTTATTAGCAAGCGCGGCAAGCTGTTTCTCTTGTTCGCGTAAATACGGCAGTCTGCTTTGCAGGTCGAAAATAGCTTTTTCCAAAGCATTGCGCTTATCTGTTCGGCTTTGTTGGTTAATGCGCTGCTCTGCATTCAAATTGGCTAATGTTTGTTCACGTTTGTCTAA encodes:
- a CDS encoding FAD-binding oxidoreductase; this translates as MRKLFADIAGLGILDSPAVLNHYAENTTGIGFAPALVLKPQTAQQLQAVVAIASKHQLPLYPVSQGKNWGLGSRALPEAGAISVDLGDMQQIRHFNPQTGRVVVQPGVTFLQLANFLQASQSAWQASVIGGSPEASVLANALERGDGIGRMGDRAASIVAVEAVLGNGELFSDITELHADAVSASDQTALQVETGPQLSQLFIQSNFAIVSAVEIQLTAKAGRTRFVMAELHSTDDWQQHIVALQRLMQEQLIDPRSISFWNQAKRLARDKRRIECSAEELAASNLCSWHLSWFIQTIEPQLLAAKWSMVSSILGPLEPSLDVFDDVEGQQQIPSLASGHPSFDNIQSLYFESTAEHAQLPLSERHPEQDGCGCIWLCLATEPKPEQLPAQLAAFEACMLAQGFLPNIGMQFVSHSRLHVFIAIIFARGDRQDNAMDSHALACHDSLLAIARDFSMPLVRLGLPSMAKAAQLSEPRRRLLLQLKQSLDPEQVIAPQKHIV
- a CDS encoding ATP-binding cassette domain-containing protein; this translates as MTINQERLSRIANRQQADQTQWQYAVENFNTLIEGRSHLTDHQSDAMRIALFSLCESFQRKLPLHINTDLTQREAVDIASDAGLIAREINLAKLDNGYAADNAEPGLKRLQQDLGPLLIVERETAEQPQKAWAAIRRRGRYQASPAVDAETGSSADFFNNKIIYSVSPKLPNQALSLKQWLVFGTSWLKPEIGLFALLTLAASALAMTLPMLTSGIIDTVVPNNQPTLLLQISLLLLLVVSFQGISHFMLSWVQCRMDIKNDNILQTAIIDRVLLMAAQNSTSPSMLAMQTQSAIQCRKAMHSAAMLMVNGSSYLVAASALMLVYQTKAALIVLLGIVVLLCLLVGLGLKRQQALQEGQLQDMSSNDKLFDMLANISMIRSFGLETHFFSQWANNYSIMRGKLLRAKSVFNIIPALEKSWPYLLLTLGYGAAALGGEVQPQAQGQFLGFITALATATSGVSLLSAGLQQLFTSLPMSAAFKPVLQFIPKPEPAALTPSLNGAISVSHLSLSYPGAERAALSDINLDIAAGEYIGIVGASGSGKSSLILALLGLHTADKGSILFDGHHLDTLHQPSLRRQIAMVMQGQQLLPGSLFDNIAGLRTLSLSDAWLAAEQAMIADDIRQLPMGMFTMVGDLQAVFSGGQIQRLLLARALAANNPILLLDEATSALDKSTQSQICRNLATLSNTRIVIAHRLATVQLCDRIVVMHNGKIDALGSWSELAKHSQRFQQLLAHEQAV
- a CDS encoding ATP-binding cassette domain-containing protein, which translates into the protein MRLSFTLHKPSAVPQIFQIEAVECGAAALAMVLAYFKKWVPLEHVRDRCGISRDGSDAFKMAQAAEYYGLQVKAVNREPEQLAQLPLPQILYWEFNHFVVLTKVDKQGFHINDPATGTRCLSAEQFSNSFTGLCLCFKPAKNFVADGKKPSLIDSIIQRTQGLSAAYKILLLLNLLLTLPGLAMAGLTRIFLDDYLIAAQHHWLWPLLAAMLCGTGLSFIIVWLQQKVLLKLQTRMALSDSANYTLKILRMPFSFFAQRSSGELVQRIRLNNQVANALSGPVAEAGLNALNIVLYLILIALYNFTVALASAVCIVCILFIYTRFNALAQQRHQQWQILQGQAYAVAAHGLQQFSSYRAQGAETLLMQRWLGAEAASLSAQQKTLTIDAGLRAAPTVAQGFLMGLILILSAFEAIQGQVSFGSLISLQLLAGLLVQPIAELMQLNGQIQKTAGALLRLDDLHNYPQAEKQELEKTVPETFHGSFELKQLCYAYPPNPPLIYQLSCHIPAGCITGIVGKSGSGKSTLAKMLVGLLEPQQGEILLDGQLLQQWPAALRKNLIAYIEQSGQLMHGSVHDNISLWREDISSAEVIAAAKQADVHEAIVDKANAYQTRHHPAHSVFSGGEVQRLTIARALCQDPMIVILDEATSALDTVSEANVISNLKASGKTVILITHRPSSILRCDNLLVLDEGSIVDQGPTQTLLQDSKALQAILAHDHATPQQVSP
- a CDS encoding NHLP bacteriocin system secretion protein — protein: MQNKSTLAFRDQAQQQTASTDSFKTPVAVVDLSIIRMTIALATFVLLVTIWAVWTKVPIQIAGTGVIVTKGQPLSLPVEASNSGQVVSVMVSNGQPINAGDMIAKLSQPLLQAQLDQAKVQLQETLDKREQTLANLNAEQRINQQSRTDKRNALEKAIFDLQSRLPYLREQEKQLAALANKGLVSRDQATNAAIKRQTADEDLSQQQAQLKQLEVDAVNEQDNRQQRLLSLDQSIEQARENLSIRQTELDNNIDIIAEQAGVIDEINVIRGDWVGTGQRIAIISPRGELNSSQHLALSALIYVPIDKGKQLSAGMPALLEVSSILKGSFGKVKATVTEVSDLAIAEDTLSLRLNNPSLEKKILAEGAPFEVIVDLDIDPNEISGYAWTQTPGPKIELTAGTFIEASITEQYKSLLSLVIPQLKILFQLD